The Thalassophryne amazonica chromosome 6, fThaAma1.1, whole genome shotgun sequence genome includes a region encoding these proteins:
- the tnnc1a gene encoding troponin C type 1a (slow) has translation MNDIYKAAVEQLTDEQKNEFKAAFDIFVQDAEDGCISTKELGKVMRMLGQNPTPEELQEMIDEVDEDGSGTVDFEEFLVMMVRCMKDDSKGKSEEELAELFRMFDKNADGYIDLEELKIMLESTGEVITEDDIEELMKDGDKNNDGKIDYDEFLEFMKGVE, from the exons ATGAACGACATCTATAAGGCGGCG GTTGAACAGCTGACTGATGAACAGAAAAATG agttcaaagctgctttTGACATCTTTGTACAAGATGCAGAGGACGGCTGCATCAGCACCAAAGAGCTGGGAAAGGTGATGAGGATGCTGGGCCAGAACCCCACGCCGGAGGAGCTGCAGGAAATGATTGACGAGGTGGATGAAGACG GGAGTGGCACGGTGGACTTTGAGGAGTTCCTGGTCATGATGGTGAGGTGTATGAAGGATGACAGCAAAGGGAAGTCAGAGGAGGAACTGGCAGAGCTGTTTCGCATGTTTGACAA AAACGCAGATGGTTACATTGACCTGGAAGAACTGAAAATCATGCTGGAGTCTACAGGGGAAGTGATCACTGAGGATGACATAGAAGAACTGATGAAAGACGGAGACAAGAACAATGACGGCAAAATTGATTACGATG